A window of the Dongshaea marina genome harbors these coding sequences:
- a CDS encoding nicotinamidase yields the protein MIASFDVDAQKGFTLLCPKELPVPGGTEIVDALNEQASLAHYRVASKDAHPANALWQVNDVKDMLRPLDYPHTDLTWPSHCVAGSYGFELLDGLPHPSDYDFFVWKGVEPDMHPYGACYHDLAEQRSTGMIEFLRQHGILQVIVGGLATDYCVKVTALQLADAGFEVIVNLSACRGIAPETTEQAKQQMHEKGIHLAEDLCQVKRYLGLAVEPERAV from the coding sequence ATGATTGCTAGTTTTGATGTTGATGCGCAAAAGGGCTTCACTCTTTTGTGTCCCAAAGAACTACCTGTTCCAGGAGGAACAGAGATCGTTGATGCCCTTAACGAGCAGGCGAGCCTTGCTCATTACCGGGTCGCCAGTAAAGATGCGCACCCGGCAAACGCCCTGTGGCAGGTCAATGATGTGAAGGATATGCTTAGGCCGTTAGACTACCCCCACACAGATCTAACCTGGCCCAGTCATTGTGTGGCTGGAAGCTATGGCTTTGAACTGCTGGATGGTTTGCCACACCCCAGTGATTATGATTTTTTTGTATGGAAAGGGGTAGAGCCGGATATGCACCCCTACGGAGCCTGTTACCATGATCTGGCAGAGCAACGCTCAACCGGGATGATTGAGTTTTTGCGTCAACACGGGATCTTGCAGGTGATTGTTGGGGGGCTGGCTACAGATTACTGTGTGAAGGTGACGGCCTTGCAGTTAGCCGATGCCGGGTTTGAAGTGATCGTCAACCTGTCTGCTTGTCGCGGCATCGCCCCTGAAACTACAGAGCAGGCAAAGCAACAGATGCACGAAAAAGGCATCCATCTGGCTGAAGATCTCTGTCAGGTGAAACGTTACCTCGGACTTGCTGTCGAGCCAGAGAGAGCGGTATGA
- a CDS encoding DUF3574 domain-containing protein, which yields MRLKLIALFAGLLVSFSSLASVDHYNVQLYFGLSKPAGGAVSLDEWNTFQQEQIATVFEGFNVSDTVGYYLGKPERSKVVTIVTDGSDLNKIEAIAKEYDREFGQDSVMMVETKITKWDFISNN from the coding sequence ATGAGACTAAAGCTTATCGCTCTTTTTGCAGGCTTACTTGTCAGTTTTTCATCACTTGCCAGTGTTGATCATTATAATGTGCAACTTTATTTCGGCCTGTCGAAGCCTGCAGGTGGCGCTGTCTCTCTTGATGAGTGGAACACTTTCCAACAGGAGCAAATTGCAACTGTATTCGAAGGGTTTAACGTGAGTGATACCGTGGGCTATTACCTTGGAAAACCTGAGCGTTCTAAAGTGGTCACCATTGTAACTGATGGTTCAGACCTAAATAAAATTGAAGCGATTGCAAAAGAGTATGATCGAGAGTTTGGTCAGGACTCTGTGATGATGGTTGAAACAAAGATAACCAAATGGGACTTTATCTCTAACAACTAA
- the pncB gene encoding nicotinate phosphoribosyltransferase — translation MNSTPIIQSLLDTDAYKLYMHQAVWHHYPEVEVTAEFHCRDEEPLLEYKDELIEQLKLFESLRLSTHELEYLRSLAVFSEDYLEHLSRLSFDSRLVEVAEEQGKLAIRIQGPWHQVILWETPLLAVLCEIRNRHLYPELGVEQALQQLENKIRAVKASYSQQQLAEFDLIEFGTRRRFSLEVQRAINRYLLAELPHSYRGTSNLQQAMELEVAGVGTQAHEWFQAHQQLCSRLEDSQRRALEVWLEEYPAKLGIALTDCISMDAFLADFDLCLAKRYQGLRHDSGDPVIWGEKAIAHYQELGIDPMSKLLVFSDSLTLDRAIELSRYFHGRINTSFGIGTQLSCDLPSVKPMNIVLKLTECNGGPVAKISDSPGKSICRDELFIQRLKQAFKLTK, via the coding sequence ATGAACTCAACTCCCATCATTCAAAGCCTTCTGGACACAGATGCCTATAAGCTCTATATGCATCAGGCGGTCTGGCACCACTATCCTGAGGTTGAAGTGACGGCAGAGTTTCATTGTCGTGATGAAGAGCCTCTCTTAGAGTATAAAGACGAGCTGATTGAGCAATTAAAGTTGTTCGAGTCTCTGCGCTTGTCGACCCATGAGCTTGAGTATCTGAGATCATTGGCTGTCTTTAGTGAGGATTATCTTGAGCATCTATCCCGGCTCTCTTTCGACTCCCGATTAGTGGAGGTGGCAGAGGAGCAGGGGAAGCTTGCGATCCGCATCCAGGGACCATGGCATCAGGTTATCTTATGGGAGACTCCGCTGCTGGCTGTGTTATGTGAGATCCGTAACCGCCATCTCTATCCTGAATTAGGAGTTGAGCAGGCGCTGCAGCAGCTGGAAAACAAGATTCGGGCGGTAAAGGCAAGCTATTCACAGCAGCAGCTGGCTGAATTTGATCTGATTGAGTTTGGAACCCGCCGACGCTTTTCTCTTGAGGTACAGCGCGCCATCAATCGATACCTGCTCGCCGAGCTTCCCCATAGTTATCGTGGAACCAGTAACCTGCAACAAGCGATGGAGCTTGAGGTCGCCGGAGTTGGCACACAGGCTCATGAATGGTTCCAGGCCCATCAGCAACTGTGTTCCAGGCTGGAAGATAGCCAGCGCAGAGCCCTTGAGGTATGGCTCGAGGAGTATCCGGCCAAGCTTGGAATTGCTTTGACCGATTGCATCAGTATGGATGCATTTCTGGCGGACTTCGATCTCTGTTTAGCCAAGCGTTACCAAGGGCTACGGCACGATTCCGGAGACCCGGTGATCTGGGGCGAAAAAGCGATAGCTCACTATCAGGAGCTGGGTATCGATCCCATGAGTAAGCTACTGGTGTTCTCCGATAGCCTGACCCTGGACCGGGCCATTGAGCTGTCTCGTTATTTTCATGGCCGAATCAATACCAGTTTTGGCATTGGAACCCAGCTCAGTTGCGATCTGCCATCGGTAAAGCCGATGAATATAGTGCTGAAGCTGACCGAGTGTAATGGGGGGCCGGTGGCAAAAATTTCAGATAGTCCGGGTAAGAGTATCTGTAGAGATGAGCTGTTTATTCAGCGCCTGAAACAGGCATTCAAGCTCACTAAATAG